Genomic DNA from Gossypium hirsutum isolate 1008001.06 chromosome A01, Gossypium_hirsutum_v2.1, whole genome shotgun sequence:
TTTGGAcagtattattaataataataaatctacCACGAATGTTTATGATATTATCAATTTTGAGTAAGTGTCAaaataatttgttatatcaatataattaataatattatcaatagTAGAAGTCATATCACAAGCGTTTAtaagtagaaaataaatttagaatataaatgtatatttaaaaaaacaaacaataaataataaaatgaaagtttaaaactaattaataataacacaataaatatatatgatactaaaataaaaaattagattaaattgtgagtaaaacaaaatttaaacatataaatacaacAAATAAGCTGTTACCATCAATCTTTAGTCGGTGTCTAGTTAACTTGTaaaataaagtgtgcataataaaattaaaatgtaaaaaaattaaaaataaagcttGAGTTGAGTggtaagtttaaaattttactaatgtAATTCACCTGGGGTTCAAATctcaccatatatatatttattggtcattttaaataaaaaaaactaaagtacctttgaataatacaaattattttatGTACAAGAGGATATTTTCGTAATTTCCAAACACTAATTTAGTTAGGgacttaaataatagtaagtaTGGATGTACAATTGATGGAGATAATACAGTATGTATAAggcaacaaaattttaaaaactaaaatgaaactttggtttaatggtaaatttaatgttttattaatgtaaatagcatgagttaaaattcaatcacaactatttttttatttttttaaataaaaagattaaaatacccttaaataatataaaattttttaattacaaaaggatattttcataatttctctaaccAAGTTAATGTCAggttgactcgtgacaccaactcaattagagACTTAAATAAAAGTATGGATATAATAAACTAGGCACAATTGTAAAAAAGCCCTCAACCTTTGGGGGCTTTTAGAGATACCCCTAACCTTTTTTTCTGAAATTGGCCCTTAACATAACGGATTTTTCAGACATCGACCCAGTTGAAACGGTAACCGTCAGCTGACCGTTAGTCAACAGCCGGTCAAAAAATTTGGTCTATGTGGCATTCCTGTTGACCAATGACGTGGCtcacattaaaataaataagctGATGTggcaaaaaattaaacaaatttaataatcataaaacaaaaaaaaccctaaatccccAAACCCCTAAATTCGAATctattttcccaaattctaaaatcTCCAAATCATGAAATTCCTTAAATCCCTAACCCCCGAAATCTTTCATTGAATCCCTAACAATCTTCAAATCCCTAAATCTTCAAATACCTAAATTGTTAGCATTCCGAAATCTTCTTGAAATCTATAAAACTTTTACAAATCATATCGTTGAACCCTTAAAACTATTAGGAACGAAAAAGCTTCAACAATCATGAGAGTTTTTGTAACCCAAGATCGAAAGGTAGGTGCttttttatttggtttgttgggaaaataaattctatttttggtttgatttgttgGTTATTTGTGATTTAGTATTGCAATTTGAGTGCGACAATGTAGGGTTTGTTTTGTCGATTTTTGATGCGATAGTGGTCCCGATGTTGTTGATAAAACTGTTATAAAAGTTGTAGATGGTTAATTGTGATTTATTATTGCAATTTCAGTGCCAGAGTGTAGGGtttgttttgttgatttgtgaTGAGATAGTGGTCCAGATGATGTTGATTTCTGTTACCCAAGTAAAAAGATGTTAAAATTGTAGACATGTGTTATTGTTTTGTATTGTATTCAAAGAAGTGGTCCCGATGTAGgtagtgagttttttttttaatgttttttgcttagaaaaatatttgtttattcaaAGCAAATTGTTTTTGCTCAGAAAAGATATTAAAATTGTAGACTTCTATTACtgctttgttttttaatttttttttacttacaaTGTGTTTCTATTTTTTGTAGATGTCATCAGATGatgaatattatattattttgcatGTGGGTGGGCACTTTGTAAAGGACCTATATGTTAGATATGTAGGTGGGGAAGTGATTAGGCTTAAAGAGGACCCACACACAATATcttattttgaattatgtaaaatagtcaaaattgGGTTAAGGTTTAACACTTTCATGTTAATCTATTTTCATGAGCCTGGTATAGTAGGGTTACAAAATAATCTAAGGGTGATTTATGATGACACTTCAACCATAGCTATGTTGGacttttgggtcaagtttaaGGAGATTGAGTTATATGTTGAACATGAGGTTGATAACCCTATAATTGTAGATGATATTTTTTTGTTAACTACTGGGGAGGGTGATGATGAAGGGGTAGAATCTGATGGTGAAGGTGATCTAGAAAAGGTAGAATCTGGTGGGAAGGGTGATGTAGGAGAGGTACAAGCTGATGGGGAGGGTGTGTCTGCTACTGGTATTGAGGTAGATGCAGATATTGGTGGTGGACATATTAGTTTAAGGACTACTGCTGGAGAGGATAATGATAGTGAAGTTGCTGGTAATGAATATGCTGGTGATTTTGCAACATCAGAGGGAGTGGATAATGTTGCTGATGAaaatgttgatgattttgaaacaTCAGATGGAGTGGATAATATTGCTGATGAATATGCTGGTGATTTTGCAACATCAGATGGACTGGATAATGTTACTGTTGCACGTAGTGGAGAAGAGGAGGATGGAAATGAGATTGAGGTATGGGACTCAGATGAACATGGAAGCTTGGTTGAGTCcgatgaagatgaagaagatgaagatggtGAGAGAAAGAGGAGCAAGTTTCCCTTATACAAtgataagttaaaatttagtctGGGAATGTTGTTTAAGGATGGCAAACAGTTTAAGAGTGCAATTCGAAAGGACTTTAAAGAATGTAGAAGACCACTAAAGTTTATTAAGAATGAACCGAAAAGGGTTGTTGTGAGGTGCATTGTTTCCCCTAACTGTTCATGGAGAATTAGGGCTAGCTACAGTCCTGTTGCGAAATGCTTACAAATAAAGATGTTTCAGGATGAGCATCATTGTTCGGTTAGTTTTAAGAACAAAATGGTGACTACTGCTATGATTGCCCAACATTTTGAAGCAACTATCAAGGATCATCCTAAAATGAAGCTAAGGGAAATTCAAAGAAGACGTGCTTCTAAGATGCATGTAAATGTAACCATTGACTGTTGTTATAGAGCGAAGAAAATAGTGAATGAGAAAATGGCCAGGAATCATAAGGATGAATTTGGCTTGCTCTAGGACTATGCTCATGAGTTAAGGTCAAAGATACCAGGAAGCACAATAAAAGTGACTGTTTAAAGGGTGAGAGCAGACTCCCTTCCACATTTTAGGAGGTTTTATGTGTGCTTTGATGCATTAAAGAGAGGCTGGAAAGCGGGGTGTAGGCCACTCATTCGGCTAGATGGTTGCTTCCTAAAAGTCCCATTTAAGAGTGAATTTCTCATAGCTGTTGGAAGAGATGCAAACAACCAAATGTTCCCTATTGcatgggttgtggttgaagtgGAGAACACTGATTCATGGGGTTGGTTTCTCAGTCTCCTATCAACTGATTTGGGCTTGAAAGATAGGTATGGGTACACAATTATCAATGACCAACAAATGGTTAGTAAATATGCCATTTTAAGCTTGGTATTGTTTTTTTAATCTGTTATCTGCATTTacctaaaattttataacaatttatctcgtttattAATTTGAATTAGGGCCTTGAGATTGCAATTTCTGACATACTACCAAGGGTGGAGCATAGGAATTGTGCGAGGCATGTGTTTGCAAATTGGTCAGGGAGGAAGTTAGTGAAATCTTATGAGTGTGACTTCTGGCAGATTGTAAAGTGCACGACTAAGAGGGAGTGGGAGGATCTATGTTCAGAACTGGAGAAGAAAGTAAGGATGTTTACGATAATTTGATGAAAAAGTCTCCAAAGATGTGGACTAGGGCATTTTTTTGGGACTACTTGTAAATCAGATATAGTTGACAATAATTTGTGTGAAGCATTCAATTCAAGCATTGTCGAAGCTAGGTTCAAAAGCATTATCAGAATGCTTGAGGCTATTAGGACCAAGATGATGACTAGGATAGTACAAAAAAGGAAGTTATGTAATGGATGGAAGCAAAATTATGGTCCATTGGTGAAAGCTAAGTTTGATGCCAATAAGAAGGACTGTGTAGAGTGGCAATTAATATGGAATGGTGAAAATGGATGTGAGTTGAGGAAAGGAAGTTATCAGTATAAAATGGACCTAAGTCAAAGGATATGCAGTTGTAGAAGTTGGAAAATTAGTGGGATTTCATGTTTCCATGCATGTGCTGCCATGTATCACTTAGGGCTTCAACCAGATGAATATCTACATGAATATTATGACATTGATACCTACAAGAAAGCTTACTCTTTTCCAATGCAGCCCATAAATGGGCCACATGGTTGGGAAAAAACTGGTATTCAGTGCTACCTCCTATTGAAAGGGAGATGCCTGGGAGGCCCAAAAAGAATAGGAGGATGGCCAAAGATGAACCCAAAAAATTGAAGCCTGGTCATTTAAGTAGGAAATGTCTACTCATAACATGTACTCAATGTGGCCAACATGACCATAACAAGCGGTCTTGCACAAATTCGAAACAGGTACAGTGTTGTTCTTTAGttataaatattaagtaaatttttttattttattttgtctaaCTAatgattatgtttaattttttctaGAAAGATGTACAACCACCTAAACAAAAAGGGAAATCTTCCATTAAAAGGTCAAATACCTTAGATAAATCTAAGGGAAATCTTCCATTTTTTGCAGTAAGTTTCTTCCTTTTACTATTGATATGAGTTATTTTATACATTGTTAATATTACTATAAAATGCTCTTGCAGCCTGGTACTGGACAAACTTCTTCAACACCCAAGTCGCGAAATAACAAGCGAAAGGCTCCTCTCGACCACCTGGGAACACAAGAATCAATTGCAGGAAACACGAGTAAATCATCGTTATTTTGTTTTGAATGACTTTTGCTGTTTGTCTTGTGATTCACTATGATAACTTGCTTTTGAACTTGTGCCATAGTTCATTTATCTATTTGTATCTGTGTCTGTTTTTTATTTTGCAGGACCATCTCGTGACAACTCGTGATCTAAAAAGTACTGTGTAAGGTATTTTGCCTACAACATTTTGGTTTCCGAATACACCATTGTTGAatgttatttttttgtattgaaaACCAATATGTTGGTTTTCATTTTGGTCTATGTATAGCTCACTCACATTTTGGTTTTTGGCTGATATAGCATTGATGGTGTATAGGGTAAATGGTGTATAGACTAATCATATGCTTTTGTAAAGTACATTTATAGAAATTGTAAAGTACATTTATCCAAATCATATGCTTAAATGATCAAATTTGTCCTTTTAGTCTTATGTTTATTGTCACTACATTATTTattaagctaaattaaattaGGCATAAACAATAAATATTGGTCATTACTTCCAAGCATAaggttaaattacataaaaaacaaCCAATATTTTTCAATCAACATTTGCAACTGCTAGTTACATATGCCTCTTACTATTACTGCCAAAAAAGAAACCTATGGTGATGCATACAATATATAACATAGAGCaagaaaataatatcttatatatTGACTTCTCTTTCTtgataactttaattttttgCTTCATGGTCAACATTTTCTTCCTTAATGCTACTTCTCCTTCAACATCACAAATTGATCTACCTCTTTCAACCTCAATGTCAACAACACTACTGCCACCATTATGGTTACCATCAAATGCAACCAAATCCATAACATTCTTTCTAAGTGCTAAATTATCCTTCAAAAGATTTCGTTCACTATCACGCAATTCATGCAGTAACTCAGTCGCACGGTCACACATTTTCCCATCGTGCCACTTCAAGAAATCACAACCACCGTCCTACAAATAAATCCCAATTCAGCCAAATTGAAATAatccaaaatgaaaacaaaacaaatactGAGATTTATGAAATCATCAAAATTGAGCTCAAGCTCAATTTGCAAATAAAAAATCTTCACTTACTCGAAAATCTGAACAACCATAAAACCTCCTCCCCGGATTTAAATCGCTCCATAAAGTGTCTCTTGGAGCTAACTTATTGCAGTGACATTTTACTGCTGGTCCATCGTAGGCATACTCCTTCCGCGATGAAGTAACAACATTTGCATATGACGATTTTTTTTTCGAACCATGCATTACCCAACCTCTAGGCTGACTATTCAAACTATGTGAATCCATGATTTCAGATgatagaagaaaaataaaaattttcggaAAGATTAAGGATTTCACAATTTGGTTCTAAGGGATTTCACGATTTTGTTCCTAATAGTTTTAGGGATTCAACGATTTGATTCGTAAAAGTTTTAGGGATTATAAGAAGATTTCGGAATACTAACAATTTAGGTATTTGAGGATTTAGGGATTTAAAGATTGTTAGGAATTTAATGAAAGATTTTGGAGGTTAGGGATTTAAGGAATTTCACGATTTGGGgattttagaatttgggaaaacaAATTCGAATTTGGGGGTTTGGggatttaaggtttttttttgttttatgattattaaatttgtttaatttttttccacgccagcttatttattttaatgagaGCCATGTCATCAGTCAACAGGAACGCCACATAGACCAATTTTTTTGACCGGATGTTGACTAACGGTCAGCTGACGGTTACCGTTTCAACTGGGTCAATGTGTGAAAAATCTGTTACGTTAAGGGCTGCCGATTTCAGAAAAAAAAGGTTAGGGGCATATATCCAAAAGCCCCCAAAGGTTGAGggatttttttacaattatgccaataaactaaaacaaaaatgtaaatattatattgaaataaaactttgatttagtagtaaagttaatattttattgatgtaaatagTATGGGTTCAAATTTAATCAtatccaaaaattttattttaaaaaaataaaatactaaaatatccttgaataatataatttttgtttaattacggaacgtaacaccctatacccggcccAGTCACCGAGCCCGAACATCAGGATGCCTGTAACGcgtggtttgtgcaagtgtacacagttgttatcaagtaataagtaaaagAGCTATCGTCTCTACATGGACTGTGTATGTAaatcaattaattgtaaaattaaagttaagaaTTTAGTAAAAAAAGAACACAATAATTTTTGAGTGGTGTGacgtaaaaaataaataactaaaggcaaaatgatccctaatgcaaattaatcTAAGtatgatgaatgaataaaatGGATGAGATAGACTTAGCAGTAGAATTCAcaagatttcaacaataataacatgaataggctaggataatcacatcaattaacttagttcattttcatcatgctAATAATGTTTCGGAGTAATATTCCctggcaacttgatctttcataTGCTTGAAACCAATATTAAGTCctttcaaaatattttacttaGAAAAGTCATACATATTACTGATCATATTTAACTAAAAAtttcttagaattcatgtgaagtaacaagGATTGGgtcggtttgaaacaatttaatcagaTAAACCTAAAAGctatgcaaggtaatagagcttgttcaagttattatgaaccttaaTTGATTTTGGGTCggatataaattaagcatgcacttttcaattattatgTCTATTAGCCATTACCTGGGTCAGATTAaacaactaattctaatgcattcaaccacattttaataaatgaaatacatgtatgattttaattgaaaacatgatcgactgagGCACAGAACAGCATAACATGacttaattaaactttattaAATTGATGCAATCATTGTAGCTAAATAAAATTACGCTATGAttgttgatgaaaaataaaaaagcaatTTGCAAACATATTGATAATTAAGAAAGAgcagaaaggaagaagaaactcttTAATAAGTGTGGTGACTAATTTTGGAGGCTTCCTCCAATTCTCACAGCTGCTCTTCCACAAACTACTCCTTAAAGTCACTAGCCAAGAGAGTAATTTCTCAAGGATTTGTTGGCTAAGGGAAATATGGATGTTTATGCATGGAAAGAAAGAAAGTAAGTGAGAAAATGAAATAAGAGTGAGGGATGAATGATGTTTGAGAAATGAGGAATGATTAAGGGATGATTGTTGAGGGGTGTAGAGGATAGCCTTTATAGTGGATGGGCTAGTATGTctgctaaaaatagcttaaaatcTCTTAGGTTTCTCACTCCTACGACCAACTATAATTTATGGAGATAAGGGGGTTATTTAGTTTCTTGATTCATGTATGAAATCATACTTGAATCAAGCAAGGTGGTGGATGGTTTTAAGGTTAAAGTTTATGTGTTGATTTCTAATTTATTTGCAATTGTAGGGACCTCCAATAAATCTCCCAAAAGTGAATTTTGAGCTGCCCAAATGCCCTTGTTGAATTGCGCTTCATTCTCCCTTATTTGAACTGGTTGATGACCCAAATGTTTGCTAGACTTGTTCATCAATTACACCAACTTCAATCGGATCAAATTAATTTCTTCATAACCCAATTTTCCTTGCCTTTGCCATCCATGTAGAGTGAATTTGGCTCATTTCCATGTAGCTTTAATAAGTAAGATATGCATAAGTATTTGGTCCAACTACAACAAATAAATCAAGATTAGTATGaagcataaaataattaaattatgcataaatttaatGCAAAATAGCAcaaaattacattatttattaaatcatGCCCATTATCTTAATATGAACAAAATTCAcccaattaattattaaatacccAAAATTAATGGAAGGCACAAAAGAAAAGGATGATGATAGAAAACAAGGGATTGGAGTTTTAAAGATTGAAATTGAAGGATGATGGTTTGGGGTTTTTTCTTCCTAATGGACAACACAAAAGAAAAGGATGATGGGTGCTTCATCTCTTTTTTTAAGTCAAAAATAGGGTGAAAAATGGGAAAATAGGATGATTTTAAAACTtcatatatttactttaaaactACTTTTAAATTAAACCTTTTACAAAACAGTCCTATTTTTAAAATTGGAAGTCTTTTTCACACTATTTTCACAAATTGATTTAGTTTTAAAAAAGCCATAGACGAAAACATTTTCAACTTACCATGCTTCGAATTTTCGAACATATTTTAAGCTAACATCCCCAAATTACcctcaaaacttctaggcccaattttggggtgtaATAGACCGGCTTACTATGTCAGCCCATTTCCTGCCAGTACGCAGAAACTATTCGTTGGAAAAATTGGTAGAATTCTACATATATGTAATTGTATACCTCTATGGTATACCAAAATCTATAGTGTCAGATTGAGATCTAAGGTTCACATTGAGGTTTTGGAAACAACTACAAGACTCTTTAGGAACCAATTTAAGGTTCAATACTGCCTTCCATCCTCAAATAGATGGGCAATTAGAAAGAGtaattcaagttcttgaagactTACTCAAAACTTGTTAATAGATTTTGGAGTGAACTGGAAAAAATACCTTCATTTGGAAAAGTTTGCATATAACTATAGTGTAACGCCTCAAACCTAACTTGATTCAGTGGGTCCAGGTTTCAGGTGTTACTACATAAAGCTTAACCATTAACGAAAATAGTTCacaaatttatcatttctttaaacatattatttgatattttaattagaaACTTTCTATATGAAAACAAgggaaataacttaaaataatctTATTACAATAATCTCAATACAAATCTTTACAAAGTGGAAGCTTATTTAATATAGACTTAGTAGGCGTATTCTTAGATTACGCCACAACCCcattgtatgcataatagcccactTCGCCACCACCTTGGCATACTCCTGACGCTGTCCCTTTAGGCAAAGCCTCATCTCAAGTACCTACAAAGCAATAACAAATCTTGTAAGTACATGAGTACTTGGTGAGCTCATTATAACAATAGCTTTATGGATACTTTGCAATCTTGTAGGAACTACTGTGTGCCAATTATTCTGCATCATTTATTTCGATGGATACCTCCACATTTTACCATTCTTTTATATACTAGCTACCATTTTCTTGTCATACTCATTCTTCGTTATCTAACTAAATGAGTAATTCTTCCAAATGTTTCATAAATATATTGTCCTACAATAATTTCTGAACAAAACATGCCCTTAGAAAATACTTCCAATAATCCTTACCTTAACTCATACTCTTATTTCAAAAGTTTTTCACTGACATTTATCACGGGTGGATACATATATGTTTGGCTAATACTTACACAGAATTTAATACCCTAATTCTGTACCACACATATGATTTACCGATAATTCACTACATAGACCATTCTGACGAATTCCATATTTTGTTACATCAGAATCCCATAAATCAAGATAACAGTAACTCAGATTTAGAATAAttttagaagaagatataatacCCCTCATTTTCCATATTTATAAATCATCATAATGGATACCCatattaacataaatatacaCATCTCTTTTCATAGAAACCTTTAAGACTTATTAAATCTTAACCAAGAACATATAAATAccttgtaatatcccgaattagggcctaatcggaatagtggtttcgtgaccacaaatctgagatagaaataattattttatgattattttaaggtctatgatatgattgcatcattgtgtgaaaatttcgtgaagaaattctatgcataaagtgcttaatttgaagttagggactaaattgaataagttgcaaaacttgcattctagaagtttctagtatgaaattgctttgaaatattaattaggaggtcttaaatagaaatttgaccaatttcaaagtttatggacaaatattggacataaatggaatttttggaaagtttagtagtaagggcattttggtcatttaggggtaaaatgaattaaaatacaaaattaaaagccaattttactcatcttcttcaccatggatgtgtataccaagggagactccatggatagggtttccaagcttccaagctcgattgtaagtccgttctagcctcgtttttaatgatttttacgtttttagagtcccggtaacttgatttagcttatgctagcaataattcaacgtagggatcatatttggaaaaatacccataggtgaaatttctttattttggtcttttatgatagaatatgaggctttaaattatgttagacaacttgtgctactcggttttaagtgaaaacgagcaaaagggcttaatcggtaaaaatacctaatagtcataagtacatgttagagtgagaatttgatatttccataaaagggaaaaatgatcagcatgtcataaaacataagaaaataggatgaagtttaatttccgaaccttggggcaaaagtgcaaatatgcaaaagtttaggggttaaaatgaaaatttttaaaaatatgatttttggacccgtatgaatagtgtgactaattattaggctaaatgtgatattatagatgaaggaaatcgagattcgggcttacattgggaaaatacaaggttatggactaaaatggtaaattgctgtttctggatcgaggtaagttcgtatgataataataatgcaatgttatgtttgaattatattcttactattattgcatatattttatgatttaatatattggaaaagttgatggaatggtgtttattatgtggaaatatgacatgaaagaatgttacatgaaatgcaataaaatgatgatacatgacaagtgatatatgaaatatgtgatatatgttatgtaaattcttaaaagctgatttgatatttgagttgtgtcttattatactatgaatgaaaaattggtactatggatagtgagatcgacacttcgagtaaattcgtacataaataatctatcgattctttttatgttattatattttgatatcatatgaaatgtggctgcctatcaaatggttatttgatgtaaattatgaatttaaattgattacggacaatttagtaaaatgttgaaaagtgaggaatttcccgattgaaccttcggaataaaaacgatacgaatgatctattgtgaggtcgcatgtgtagtactaagtgcaggctactatgcgtaccaaaaaactgtgatcacgtgtgtagtacaaagtgcaggctactacgtgtatcaaatggttaggtcacgtgtgtagtactaagtgcaggctactatgtgtaccggataattggtcatgtgtgtagtactaagtgcaggctactacgtgtaccggataattggtcacgtcatgtgtgtagtactaagtgcaggctactacgtgtactagatAATTGGTcgcgtgtgtagtactaagtgcaggctactacgtgtaccggataattggtcacgtcatgtgtgtagtactaagtgcaggctactacgtgtactagatAATTGGTcgcgtgtgtagtactaagtgcaggctactacgtgtaccggataattggtcgcatgtgtagtactatgtgcaggctactatgcgtaccagatagctttggctacaagtgtgaaaatatgtgcaggcaattgagtatcagttattattccgaagagttcaacgggaaaatcgattaagtaaaaatacaattgaacaggattatatgatgaataagtgtaggtatatgtttatgaaaaattatgagcaatgtgctcgataattgggtgaatttcgataagacaaaatggattaagtgggattatgtaagaatgaattttagtggtaaaacagtgttggacagtagcagttgcatgactttgaaaattaactaaaaattgtggaagttgaataaaaatgcaaataatatatgaaaataaagcttaatgagtctattttcacatgaaagaaacagaggaagaaaaagaattctatattgtgtgatattttaattcttgtgaaatatggtctgaatgaattcgagatcccctgttctgactttagaaattcaccataaattgtaaaaaaattattgagagtcataccttacatacatggattccttattgaatctaattttaagggaaaGAAACGgaatggtcgttggaattctgtacactgagaaatttggttcgtagtgcacaggggttagagtagtcataccctgaaataggggagactttaactaataaactgtactaaatggcctgaccaaaaattctagaaaaaattagtaagtagaaatatgagtctagtttaatataaaatttacggaattggatttcaagttttgtaacttgagatatgattttttttaacaccgggactccagaaagcagcctgtcctgaatatgtgtaattgtacaattatagtgttttatcttgaaaagcatggtagtaattgcttattattttcatatgaacttactaagcgtaaagcttacccatcctctccatttctttagtattggcaggtcggctcggggttggagatcgtcggaggcaaaatcacactatcaaactatcattttgggaaaattaattcaaatattagaaatatcaagtgagtggcatgtataggaagttggtttgtgatatgtatttttattatgattttgaccatacgtatcagtctgcattgagttatcgtataaaatcatgagatgtggtccttatccattatggtttataagtttaattaatcgtgtcatgtcctatgttttgatgtgatgatatagttagctttgtttgttatgcatgtgttcgaaaagttttgaattaaatgaaattttatggcccggttttc
This window encodes:
- the LOC107920391 gene encoding uncharacterized protein, encoding MDSHSLNSQPRGWVMHGSKKKSSYANVVTSSRKEYAYDGPAVKCHCNKLAPRDTLWSDLNPGRRFYGCSDFRDGGCDFLKWHDGKMCDRATELLHELRDSERNLLKDNLALRKNVMDLVAFDGNHNGGSSVVDIEVERGFFFGSNSKRHM